A DNA window from Chryseobacterium sp. MEBOG06 contains the following coding sequences:
- a CDS encoding LysR family transcriptional regulator, with the protein MDIHQLRSFKTIVEKGNFQDAAKELNYSLSAISYQIQQLENEVKFPLFEKIGRRMMPTAQSLKLIPHIKKIEEEIEQIRQLNSKDRKVEGDLTISASDSLLTYILQPVLKEFIETAPGVKLKLKVRNCYEVQKEIIRNNVDLGIHYQVNGYDDQIKVTELSSFTVGVMASPVFSEQEKNFDRKDQTKSCSIINNDPNGVYQQYFDEYLKKKNIRTGQSIELWSIEAIKKSIMNNLGIACLPHFVVAEELKKGEITELNIKGFQRTITMISAHHCNKWISPAMELFLKILNRQMAYEPVQCSLN; encoded by the coding sequence ATGGACATTCACCAGCTCAGAAGTTTTAAAACGATAGTGGAAAAAGGTAATTTTCAGGACGCTGCAAAAGAGCTCAACTATTCTTTATCTGCCATCAGTTATCAGATTCAACAGCTTGAAAATGAGGTTAAATTTCCTTTATTTGAAAAAATAGGAAGAAGGATGATGCCTACAGCCCAATCTCTGAAGCTGATCCCGCATATCAAAAAAATAGAAGAGGAAATAGAACAGATCAGACAACTGAATTCAAAAGACAGAAAGGTAGAAGGAGATCTTACTATTTCAGCCTCTGACAGTTTACTGACTTATATCCTGCAGCCTGTTCTAAAAGAATTTATTGAAACAGCGCCTGGTGTAAAATTAAAGCTAAAGGTTAGAAACTGCTATGAAGTACAGAAAGAGATCATCCGGAATAATGTTGATCTGGGAATTCATTATCAGGTAAATGGATATGATGATCAGATTAAAGTAACCGAACTGTCCTCATTTACTGTAGGAGTGATGGCGTCACCGGTATTTTCAGAACAGGAAAAGAATTTCGACAGAAAAGATCAGACAAAATCATGCTCCATTATTAATAATGATCCCAATGGTGTTTATCAGCAGTATTTTGACGAGTATCTTAAAAAAAAGAATATCAGAACCGGACAAAGCATTGAACTCTGGAGCATCGAAGCGATCAAAAAAAGTATAATGAATAACCTGGGAATAGCCTGCCTGCCACATTTTGTAGTTGCAGAAGAACTTAAAAAAGGGGAGATAACGGAGCTCAACATCAAAGGATTTCAGCGTACCATTACCATGATTAGTGCTCATCATTGTAATAAATGGATCAGTCCTGCTATGGAGCTCTTTTTGAAAATTCTTAACAGGCAAATGGCTTATGAACCCGTTCAATGCTCTTTAAATTAA
- a CDS encoding LysE family transporter — MWFSFFIYTVLTALLPGPNNILALNSTMKSGYKNSKKLLLGIYSGFTVVMILAAIFTGLLLSSYGFLLNYLKYVGAVYLVYLAWSVISGKPAEIDLENGKKPSETTQDFWKGFLLQLVNVKIIIYGITAFSSFIFPQFSELWIILIFAFLLSSIGNSATWIWAVAGQRLHQFLNQHYKIVNTVMGVLLLYCAVSLFL, encoded by the coding sequence ATGTGGTTTTCATTTTTTATTTACACTGTTCTTACAGCGCTTCTTCCCGGGCCCAATAATATCCTGGCATTAAACAGCACCATGAAATCGGGTTATAAAAACAGTAAAAAATTATTATTAGGAATATATTCCGGATTTACAGTTGTGATGATACTGGCAGCCATATTTACAGGTTTGCTTTTGAGTTCTTATGGTTTCCTTCTGAATTATCTGAAATATGTAGGAGCAGTTTATCTTGTTTATCTCGCATGGTCTGTAATCTCCGGAAAACCGGCAGAAATTGATCTTGAAAATGGGAAAAAGCCATCGGAAACGACCCAGGATTTTTGGAAAGGATTTCTATTGCAGTTAGTCAATGTTAAAATTATCATTTACGGAATAACAGCATTCAGCAGTTTTATCTTTCCTCAATTCAGTGAGCTGTGGATCATTCTGATTTTTGCTTTTCTTCTTTCTTCTATCGGAAACTCCGCAACCTGGATATGGGCAGTGGCTGGACAGAGGCTTCATCAGTTTTTAAATCAACATTACAAAATAGTCAATACCGTGATGGGAGTACTTCTGCTGTATTGTGCAGTAAGCCTGTTTTTATAA